Proteins encoded together in one Temnothorax longispinosus isolate EJ_2023e chromosome 5, Tlon_JGU_v1, whole genome shotgun sequence window:
- the LOC139813311 gene encoding uncharacterized protein isoform X1: MSTIMESGKSINFTINGISHTISGNIPADTSLNVYIRDYAKLRGTKAMCHEGGCGACIVAAEIKGEIMAVNSCLVPILICDGWTIHTIEGIGNRRDGYHSIQSALAGKNGSQCGYCSPGMVMNLYSLIQNKKLTMQEIENSFGSNICRCTGYRPILDAFKGFASDAPPSLVKDIRDIEEIYKIKTCPKNGMPCKGNCVDKHFTDGNTLNIKLADAEFYKVYSIENLFAVFQEKPDATYILNGGNTAHGVYRVGKNDLHIDINDIPDLRRIEKTNESLTLGGSISLTTAMETFQKYSSENGFKYLHHLAHHIDLIASVPVRNIGSIAGNLMIKHAHNEFPSDLFLMLETAGTQIHILEAPGAKKNMMLQDFLKADMRHKIIYSVVLPALSDDYEYRSYKIMPRAQNAHAHINAGFLFKLDGGGKVLEKPNIIFGGINEHFLHAKKTEELLVGKSILDKQVLKTALESLHNELQPDHVLPDYSPEFRKTLAEGLFYKFVLSIKPENLNSKLRSGGSLLKRDLSSGTQDYDTDKNTWPVNKPTVKLEAIQQTSGEAQYCNDLPPYPGEVFCAYVLTKVANGKINSIDPSKALAMKGVVAFFTAQDIPGKNLCISAASQLMMLINDELLFAEKEVLCAGQPVGVIVAETHNLANEAAKLVEIKYTETLKRKPVITVEDAIATKDETRFMHSMSVPAKKKGKNVKHTIKGVFQAGPQYHYPMETQACVCIPAEDGMDVYPTSQWPDLIQVSIANVLGVKNNSINVSVRRIGGGYGSKISRNAAVSCSCALVCHKLNRPARFITTIESNMQSQGKRVATRQEYEVGIDDEGVIQYLDSKHWGNCGLNFNDPHAFVVVHHIGSCYINDNWTLNGYEVRTDLPSNTYCRAPGSTEGVAMTENIMEHIAKVTKKDPLKVRLANMNDVDKAALESMIKDLSKSADYEMRKRAVETFNNENRWKKKGIALVPMKYPFGYFGQFNAMVSVCARDGTVCVTHGGIECGQGINTKVAQVAAYTFGIDLSLVTVKPTNNIITPNNTVTGGSITSEASAYATIQACKQILKRLEPIKKDMKNPSWQELVFTAYLKDVDLCARHMYAPTQDDTLKPYPIYGVTIAEVEIDLLTGQHIIRRVDLMEDAGISLNPEVDVGQVEGAFVMGIGYWTSEDLVYDPKTGVLTNDRTWNYKPPGVKDIPEDFRITLLKNSVNTFGVLRSKATGEPPLCMSYVIPIAICNALNSARAEVGNTDEWYRLAIYADGPCTTERILLTSLTNKDSMVL, encoded by the exons TATCGGGGAACATTCCGGCTGACACGTCTCTCAACGTCTACATTCGCGACTATGCGAAACTCCGCGGCACAAAAGCGATGTGCCACGAGGGTGGCTGTGGCGCCTGTATCGTGGCTGCGGAAATCAAGGGAGAGATAATGGCTGTGAATTCCTGCCTCGTGCCGATATTAATCTGCGACGG ATGGACGATTCACACGATCGAAGGTATAGGAAATAGACGAGATGGTTATCACTCGATTCAATCTGCGCTCGCGGGGAAAAATGGCTCTCAATGTGGATATTGCTCTCCCGGCATGGTAATGAATCTTTACAG CCTTATccagaacaaaaaattaactatGCAGGAAATCGAAAATTCCTTCGGTAGTAACATTTGTCGGTGTACGGGTTATCGCCCGATTTTGGACGCGTTCAAGGGATTTGCCAGCGACGCACCCCCATCGCTGGTGAAGGACATTCGCGATATTGAG GAGATCTACAAAATTAAAACCTGCCCGAAGAATGGAATGCCGTGCAAAGGCAATTGCGTCGATAAACATTTTACAGATGGAAATACGTTGAATATAAAGTTGGCGGACGCGGAATTCTATAAAGTTTATTCGATCGAAAATCTATTTGCGGTATTTCAAGAGAAACCGGATGCAACGTATATATTAAACGGCGGAAATACAGCGCATG GTGTTTATCGGGTGGGCAAAAACGACCTCCACATCGACATAAACGACATCCCAGACTTGCGTCGCATCGAAAAAACTAATGAGTCGCTGACCCTGGGCGGAAGCATATCCCTCACCACGGCGATGGAGACCTTTCAGAAATACTCGTCCGAGAACGGATTTAAATACCTGCATCACCTGGCCCATCATATCGATCTGATTGCCAGCGTGCCCGTGCGTAACATCGGCAGCATCGCCGGCAATCTGATGATTAAGCACGCACACAATGAATTTCCATCTGATTTGTTCTTGATGCTGGAGACAGCCGGTACTCAAATACATATCCTCGAGGCACCGGGCGCCAAGAAAAACATGATGTTGCAGGATTTTTTAAAGGCAGATATGCGTCACAAGATAATCTATAGCGTGGTGTTGCCAGCACTATCCGACGATTACGAATACAGATCTTACAAGATCATGCCTAGAGCCCAGAACGCCCATGCGCACATCAACGCTGGTTTCCTCTTCAAACTCGACGGCGGCGGCaag GTGCTAGAGAAGCCTAACATCATCTTCGGTGGCATCAATGAGCATTTCTTGCACGCGAAAAAAACAGAAGAACTGCTGGTGGGTAAATCTATCCTTGACAAGCAAGTGCTGAAGACAGCCTTGGAATCGTTGCATAACGAGTTGCAACCTGATCATGTGCTACCGGATTATTCGCCGGAATTTCGCAAGACTCTTGCCGAAGgattattctataaatttgTGTTGAGCATCAAGCCGgagaatttaaattcaaaactTCGCAGTGGAGGTTCCTTGTTAAAACGAGATCTCTCTTCAG GCACGCAGGACTATGACACGGACAAAAATACGTGGCCAGTGAACAAGCCTACGGTAAAGTTGGAGGCGATCCAGCAAACATCGGGCGAGGCTCAGTATTGCAATGATCTACCACCGTATCCTGGAGAAGTATTCTGCGCTTACGTACTTACGAAAGTCGCTAATGGTAAAATAAACAGCATAGATCCGAGCAAGGCACTTGCCATGAAGGGGGTAGTGGCGTTCTTCACCGCTCAAGACATACCCGGCAAGAATTTGTGTATCTCGGCTGCCAGTCAGTTGATGATGTTGATAAATGACGAGTTGTTGTTCGCCGAAAAGGAAGTACTCTGTGCCGGTCAGCCGGTCGGCGTGATCGTCGCCGAGACGCATAATCTGGCCAATGAAGCCGCAAAATTAGTGGAAATCAAATACACTGAGACTCTGAAGAGGAAGCCGGTGATAACCGTTGAGGATGCAATCGCCACGAAAGACGAGACCAGATTCATGCATAGCATGAGCGTTCCAGCGAAAAAGAAAG gaaaaaatgttaaacataCGATAAAGGGCGTTTTTCAAGCCGGCCCTCAGTATCACTATCCCATGGAAACTCAGGCCTGCGTATGCATTCCTGCGGAGGACGGTATGGACGTCTATCCAACATCGCAATGGCCAGATCTCATTCAAGTATCAATTGCAAATGTCCTTggtgttaaaaataatag TATCAATGTCTCCGTGAGGCGAATCGGCGGTGGATACGGTTCAAAAATCTCGCGGAACGCGGCAGTCTCATGTTCCTGCGCGTTGGTATGTCACAAATTGAATCGCCCAGCGCGATTCATCACGACTATCGAGAGCAATATGCAATCGCAAGGCAAAAGAGTTGCTACGCGCCAAGAATACGAAGTCGGGATAGACGACGAGGGAGTTATTCAATATCTCGACTCGAAACATTGGGGCAACTGCGGCCTCAACTTCAACGATCCCCACGCTTTTGTCGTAGTGCATCACATCGGAAG TTGTTACATTAACGACAATTGGACCCTCAATGGATACGAAGTGCGAACCGATTTACCGTCAAACACATACTGTCGAGCGCCAGGATCCACGGAAGGAGTGGCCATGACTGAAAATATAATGGAACACATCGCGAAAGTGACGAAAAAGGATCCGCTAAAGGTCAGATTGGCTAACATGAACGACGTGGATAAGGCCGCGTTAGAATCCATGATAAAGGATTTGTCGAAATCGGCCGATTATGAGATGCGGAAGCGGGCCGTTGAGACGTTCAACAATGAGAATCGCTGGAAGAAAAAGGGTATTGCCCTGGTACCTATGAAATATCCATTCGGATATTTCGGTCAGTTCAATGCTATGGTGTCCGTCTGCGCTCGCGATGGTACAGTTTGCGTGACGCACGGTGGGATTGAATGCGGCCAAGGTATAAATACCAAG GTTGCGCAAGTGGCGGCTTACACTTTCGGTATCGACCTAAGTTTAGTCACCGTCAAACCAaccaataatataataacgccCAACAATACAGTTACCGGAGGCAGTATTACTAGCGAGGCCAGTGCATAT GCCACGATTCAGGCCTGCAAACAAATCCTGAAGAGACTCGAgccgataaaaaaagatatgaagAATCCAAGCTGGCAGGAACTTGTTTTTACTGCATATCTAAAGGATGTTGATTTATGCGCGCGTCATAT GTACGCGCCCACGCAGGATGACACGCTCAAGCCTTATCCCATTTACGGTGTTACCATTGCCGAAGTTGAAATCGATCTGTTAACCGGCCAGCATATTATCAGGAGGGTCGATTTGATGGAAGACGCCGGGATAAGCTTGAATCCGGAGGTCGACGTCGGTCAGGTGGAAGGAGCTTTCGTAATGGGAATAGGATACTGGACTTCTGAAGATCTAGTGTACGACCCTAAAACAGGAGTATTAACGAATGACAGAACCTGG AATTACAAACCGCCAGGAGTGAAGGATATTCCTGAGGATTTCCGCATAACTTTGCTTAAAAACTCGGTCAACACATTTGGTGTTCTTCGTTCAAAAG CAACCGGTGAACCACCGCTTTGTATGAGTTACGTAATTCCGATCGCAATCTGCAACGCGTTGAATTCCGCTAGAGCGGAGGTAGGGAATACGGATGAGTGGTATCGATTGG CAATTTATGCAGATGG
- the LOC139813311 gene encoding uncharacterized protein isoform X3, with product MSTIMESGKSINFTINGISHTISGNIPADTSLNVYIRDYAKLRGTKAMCHEGGCGACIVAAEIKGEIMAVNSCLVPILICDGWTIHTIEGIGNRRDGYHSIQSALAGKNGSQCGYCSPGMVMNLYSLIQNKKLTMQEIENSFGSNICRCTGYRPILDAFKGFASDAPPSLVKDIRDIEEIYKIKTCPKNGMPCKGNCVDKHFTDGNTLNIKLADAEFYKVYSIENLFAVFQEKPDATYILNGGNTAHGVYRVGKNDLHIDINDIPDLRRIEKTNESLTLGGSISLTTAMETFQKYSSENGFKYLHHLAHHIDLIASVPVRNIGSIAGNLMIKHAHNEFPSDLFLMLETAGTQIHILEAPGAKKNMMLQDFLKADMRHKIIYSVVLPALSDDYEYRSYKIMPRAQNAHAHINAGFLFKLDGGGKVLEKPNIIFGGINEHFLHAKKTEELLVGKSILDKQVLKTALESLHNELQPDHVLPDYSPEFRKTLAEGLFYKFVLSIKPENLNSKLRSGGSLLKRDLSSGTQDYDTDKNTWPVNKPTVKLEAIQQTSGEAQYCNDLPPYPGEVFCAYVLTKVANGKINSIDPSKALAMKGVVAFFTAQDIPGKNLCISAASQLMMLINDELLFAEKEVLCAGQPVGVIVAETHNLANEAAKLVEIKYTETLKRKPVITVEDAIATKDETRFMHSMSVPAKKKGKNVKHTIKGVFQAGPQYHYPMETQACVCIPAEDGMDVYPTSQWPDLIQVSIANVLGVKNNSINVSVRRIGGGYGSKISRNAAVSCSCALVCHKLNRPARFITTIESNMQSQGKRVATRQEYEVGIDDEGVIQYLDSKHWGNCGLNFNDPHAFVVVHHIGSCYINDNWTLNGYEVRTDLPSNTYCRAPGSTEGVAMTENIMEHIAKVTKKDPLKVRLANMNDVDKAALESMIKDLSKSADYEMRKRAVETFNNENRWKKKGIALVPMKYPFGYFGQFNAMVSVCARDGTVCVTHGGIECGQGINTKVAQVAAYTFGIDLSLVTVKPTNNIITPNNTVTGGSITSEASAYATIQACKQILKRLEPIKKDMKNPSWQELVFTAYLKDVDLCARHMYAPTQDDTLKPYPIYGVTIAEVEIDLLTGQHIIRRVDLMEDAGISLNPEVDVGQVEGAFVMGIGYWTSEDLVYDPKTGVLTNDRTWNYKPPGVKDIPEDFRITLLKNSVNTFGVLRSKATGEPPLCMSYVIPIAICNALNSARAEVGNTDEWYRLDGPCTTERILLTSLTNKDSMVL from the exons TATCGGGGAACATTCCGGCTGACACGTCTCTCAACGTCTACATTCGCGACTATGCGAAACTCCGCGGCACAAAAGCGATGTGCCACGAGGGTGGCTGTGGCGCCTGTATCGTGGCTGCGGAAATCAAGGGAGAGATAATGGCTGTGAATTCCTGCCTCGTGCCGATATTAATCTGCGACGG ATGGACGATTCACACGATCGAAGGTATAGGAAATAGACGAGATGGTTATCACTCGATTCAATCTGCGCTCGCGGGGAAAAATGGCTCTCAATGTGGATATTGCTCTCCCGGCATGGTAATGAATCTTTACAG CCTTATccagaacaaaaaattaactatGCAGGAAATCGAAAATTCCTTCGGTAGTAACATTTGTCGGTGTACGGGTTATCGCCCGATTTTGGACGCGTTCAAGGGATTTGCCAGCGACGCACCCCCATCGCTGGTGAAGGACATTCGCGATATTGAG GAGATCTACAAAATTAAAACCTGCCCGAAGAATGGAATGCCGTGCAAAGGCAATTGCGTCGATAAACATTTTACAGATGGAAATACGTTGAATATAAAGTTGGCGGACGCGGAATTCTATAAAGTTTATTCGATCGAAAATCTATTTGCGGTATTTCAAGAGAAACCGGATGCAACGTATATATTAAACGGCGGAAATACAGCGCATG GTGTTTATCGGGTGGGCAAAAACGACCTCCACATCGACATAAACGACATCCCAGACTTGCGTCGCATCGAAAAAACTAATGAGTCGCTGACCCTGGGCGGAAGCATATCCCTCACCACGGCGATGGAGACCTTTCAGAAATACTCGTCCGAGAACGGATTTAAATACCTGCATCACCTGGCCCATCATATCGATCTGATTGCCAGCGTGCCCGTGCGTAACATCGGCAGCATCGCCGGCAATCTGATGATTAAGCACGCACACAATGAATTTCCATCTGATTTGTTCTTGATGCTGGAGACAGCCGGTACTCAAATACATATCCTCGAGGCACCGGGCGCCAAGAAAAACATGATGTTGCAGGATTTTTTAAAGGCAGATATGCGTCACAAGATAATCTATAGCGTGGTGTTGCCAGCACTATCCGACGATTACGAATACAGATCTTACAAGATCATGCCTAGAGCCCAGAACGCCCATGCGCACATCAACGCTGGTTTCCTCTTCAAACTCGACGGCGGCGGCaag GTGCTAGAGAAGCCTAACATCATCTTCGGTGGCATCAATGAGCATTTCTTGCACGCGAAAAAAACAGAAGAACTGCTGGTGGGTAAATCTATCCTTGACAAGCAAGTGCTGAAGACAGCCTTGGAATCGTTGCATAACGAGTTGCAACCTGATCATGTGCTACCGGATTATTCGCCGGAATTTCGCAAGACTCTTGCCGAAGgattattctataaatttgTGTTGAGCATCAAGCCGgagaatttaaattcaaaactTCGCAGTGGAGGTTCCTTGTTAAAACGAGATCTCTCTTCAG GCACGCAGGACTATGACACGGACAAAAATACGTGGCCAGTGAACAAGCCTACGGTAAAGTTGGAGGCGATCCAGCAAACATCGGGCGAGGCTCAGTATTGCAATGATCTACCACCGTATCCTGGAGAAGTATTCTGCGCTTACGTACTTACGAAAGTCGCTAATGGTAAAATAAACAGCATAGATCCGAGCAAGGCACTTGCCATGAAGGGGGTAGTGGCGTTCTTCACCGCTCAAGACATACCCGGCAAGAATTTGTGTATCTCGGCTGCCAGTCAGTTGATGATGTTGATAAATGACGAGTTGTTGTTCGCCGAAAAGGAAGTACTCTGTGCCGGTCAGCCGGTCGGCGTGATCGTCGCCGAGACGCATAATCTGGCCAATGAAGCCGCAAAATTAGTGGAAATCAAATACACTGAGACTCTGAAGAGGAAGCCGGTGATAACCGTTGAGGATGCAATCGCCACGAAAGACGAGACCAGATTCATGCATAGCATGAGCGTTCCAGCGAAAAAGAAAG gaaaaaatgttaaacataCGATAAAGGGCGTTTTTCAAGCCGGCCCTCAGTATCACTATCCCATGGAAACTCAGGCCTGCGTATGCATTCCTGCGGAGGACGGTATGGACGTCTATCCAACATCGCAATGGCCAGATCTCATTCAAGTATCAATTGCAAATGTCCTTggtgttaaaaataatag TATCAATGTCTCCGTGAGGCGAATCGGCGGTGGATACGGTTCAAAAATCTCGCGGAACGCGGCAGTCTCATGTTCCTGCGCGTTGGTATGTCACAAATTGAATCGCCCAGCGCGATTCATCACGACTATCGAGAGCAATATGCAATCGCAAGGCAAAAGAGTTGCTACGCGCCAAGAATACGAAGTCGGGATAGACGACGAGGGAGTTATTCAATATCTCGACTCGAAACATTGGGGCAACTGCGGCCTCAACTTCAACGATCCCCACGCTTTTGTCGTAGTGCATCACATCGGAAG TTGTTACATTAACGACAATTGGACCCTCAATGGATACGAAGTGCGAACCGATTTACCGTCAAACACATACTGTCGAGCGCCAGGATCCACGGAAGGAGTGGCCATGACTGAAAATATAATGGAACACATCGCGAAAGTGACGAAAAAGGATCCGCTAAAGGTCAGATTGGCTAACATGAACGACGTGGATAAGGCCGCGTTAGAATCCATGATAAAGGATTTGTCGAAATCGGCCGATTATGAGATGCGGAAGCGGGCCGTTGAGACGTTCAACAATGAGAATCGCTGGAAGAAAAAGGGTATTGCCCTGGTACCTATGAAATATCCATTCGGATATTTCGGTCAGTTCAATGCTATGGTGTCCGTCTGCGCTCGCGATGGTACAGTTTGCGTGACGCACGGTGGGATTGAATGCGGCCAAGGTATAAATACCAAG GTTGCGCAAGTGGCGGCTTACACTTTCGGTATCGACCTAAGTTTAGTCACCGTCAAACCAaccaataatataataacgccCAACAATACAGTTACCGGAGGCAGTATTACTAGCGAGGCCAGTGCATAT GCCACGATTCAGGCCTGCAAACAAATCCTGAAGAGACTCGAgccgataaaaaaagatatgaagAATCCAAGCTGGCAGGAACTTGTTTTTACTGCATATCTAAAGGATGTTGATTTATGCGCGCGTCATAT GTACGCGCCCACGCAGGATGACACGCTCAAGCCTTATCCCATTTACGGTGTTACCATTGCCGAAGTTGAAATCGATCTGTTAACCGGCCAGCATATTATCAGGAGGGTCGATTTGATGGAAGACGCCGGGATAAGCTTGAATCCGGAGGTCGACGTCGGTCAGGTGGAAGGAGCTTTCGTAATGGGAATAGGATACTGGACTTCTGAAGATCTAGTGTACGACCCTAAAACAGGAGTATTAACGAATGACAGAACCTGG AATTACAAACCGCCAGGAGTGAAGGATATTCCTGAGGATTTCCGCATAACTTTGCTTAAAAACTCGGTCAACACATTTGGTGTTCTTCGTTCAAAAG CAACCGGTGAACCACCGCTTTGTATGAGTTACGTAATTCCGATCGCAATCTGCAACGCGTTGAATTCCGCTAGAGCGGAGGTAGGGAATACGGATGAGTGGTATCGATTGG ATGG
- the LOC139813311 gene encoding uncharacterized protein isoform X2 gives MSTIMESGKSINFTINGISHTISGNIPADTSLNVYIRDYAKLRGTKAMCHEGGCGACIVAAEIKGEIMAVNSCLVPILICDGWTIHTIEGIGNRRDGYHSIQSALAGKNGSQCGYCSPGMVMNLYSLIQNKKLTMQEIENSFGSNICRCTGYRPILDAFKGFASDAPPSLVKDIRDIEEIYKIKTCPKNGMPCKGNCVDKHFTDGNTLNIKLADAEFYKVYSIENLFAVFQEKPDATYILNGGNTAHGVYRVGKNDLHIDINDIPDLRRIEKTNESLTLGGSISLTTAMETFQKYSSENGFKYLHHLAHHIDLIASVPVRNIGSIAGNLMIKHAHNEFPSDLFLMLETAGTQIHILEAPGAKKNMMLQDFLKADMRHKIIYSVVLPALSDDYEYRSYKIMPRAQNAHAHINAGFLFKLDGGGKVLEKPNIIFGGINEHFLHAKKTEELLVGKSILDKQVLKTALESLHNELQPDHVLPDYSPEFRKTLAEGLFYKFVLSIKPENLNSKLRSGGSLLKRDLSSGTQDYDTDKNTWPVNKPTVKLEAIQQTSGEAQYCNDLPPYPGEVFCAYVLTKVANGKINSIDPSKALAMKGVVAFFTAQDIPGKNLCISAASQLMMLINDELLFAEKEVLCAGQPVGVIVAETHNLANEAAKLVEIKYTETLKRKPVITVEDAIATKDETRFMHSMSVPAKKKGKNVKHTIKGVFQAGPQYHYPMETQACVCIPAEDGMDVYPTSQWPDLIQVSIANVLGVKNNSINVSVRRIGGGYGSKISRNAAVSCSCALVCHKLNRPARFITTIESNMQSQGKRVATRQEYEVGIDDEGVIQYLDSKHWGNCGLNFNDPHAFVVVHHIGSCYINDNWTLNGYEVRTDLPSNTYCRAPGSTEGVAMTENIMEHIAKVTKKDPLKVRLANMNDVDKAALESMIKDLSKSADYEMRKRAVETFNNENRWKKKGIALVPMKYPFGYFGQFNAMVSVCARDGTVCVTHGGIECGQGINTKVAQVAAYTFGIDLSLVTVKPTNNIITPNNTVTGGSITSEASAYATIQACKQILKRLEPIKKDMKNPSWQELVFTAYLKDVDLCARHMYAPTQDDTLKPYPIYGVTIAEVEIDLLTGQHIIRRVDLMEDAGISLNPEVDVGQVEGAFVMGIGYWTSEDLVYDPKTGVLTNDRTWNYKPPGVKDIPEDFRITLLKNSVNTFGVLRSKATGEPPLCMSCVIPIAIRNALNSARAEAGGKDVWYQLDPPYTNERILLNGLTSKDNMVL, from the exons TATCGGGGAACATTCCGGCTGACACGTCTCTCAACGTCTACATTCGCGACTATGCGAAACTCCGCGGCACAAAAGCGATGTGCCACGAGGGTGGCTGTGGCGCCTGTATCGTGGCTGCGGAAATCAAGGGAGAGATAATGGCTGTGAATTCCTGCCTCGTGCCGATATTAATCTGCGACGG ATGGACGATTCACACGATCGAAGGTATAGGAAATAGACGAGATGGTTATCACTCGATTCAATCTGCGCTCGCGGGGAAAAATGGCTCTCAATGTGGATATTGCTCTCCCGGCATGGTAATGAATCTTTACAG CCTTATccagaacaaaaaattaactatGCAGGAAATCGAAAATTCCTTCGGTAGTAACATTTGTCGGTGTACGGGTTATCGCCCGATTTTGGACGCGTTCAAGGGATTTGCCAGCGACGCACCCCCATCGCTGGTGAAGGACATTCGCGATATTGAG GAGATCTACAAAATTAAAACCTGCCCGAAGAATGGAATGCCGTGCAAAGGCAATTGCGTCGATAAACATTTTACAGATGGAAATACGTTGAATATAAAGTTGGCGGACGCGGAATTCTATAAAGTTTATTCGATCGAAAATCTATTTGCGGTATTTCAAGAGAAACCGGATGCAACGTATATATTAAACGGCGGAAATACAGCGCATG GTGTTTATCGGGTGGGCAAAAACGACCTCCACATCGACATAAACGACATCCCAGACTTGCGTCGCATCGAAAAAACTAATGAGTCGCTGACCCTGGGCGGAAGCATATCCCTCACCACGGCGATGGAGACCTTTCAGAAATACTCGTCCGAGAACGGATTTAAATACCTGCATCACCTGGCCCATCATATCGATCTGATTGCCAGCGTGCCCGTGCGTAACATCGGCAGCATCGCCGGCAATCTGATGATTAAGCACGCACACAATGAATTTCCATCTGATTTGTTCTTGATGCTGGAGACAGCCGGTACTCAAATACATATCCTCGAGGCACCGGGCGCCAAGAAAAACATGATGTTGCAGGATTTTTTAAAGGCAGATATGCGTCACAAGATAATCTATAGCGTGGTGTTGCCAGCACTATCCGACGATTACGAATACAGATCTTACAAGATCATGCCTAGAGCCCAGAACGCCCATGCGCACATCAACGCTGGTTTCCTCTTCAAACTCGACGGCGGCGGCaag GTGCTAGAGAAGCCTAACATCATCTTCGGTGGCATCAATGAGCATTTCTTGCACGCGAAAAAAACAGAAGAACTGCTGGTGGGTAAATCTATCCTTGACAAGCAAGTGCTGAAGACAGCCTTGGAATCGTTGCATAACGAGTTGCAACCTGATCATGTGCTACCGGATTATTCGCCGGAATTTCGCAAGACTCTTGCCGAAGgattattctataaatttgTGTTGAGCATCAAGCCGgagaatttaaattcaaaactTCGCAGTGGAGGTTCCTTGTTAAAACGAGATCTCTCTTCAG GCACGCAGGACTATGACACGGACAAAAATACGTGGCCAGTGAACAAGCCTACGGTAAAGTTGGAGGCGATCCAGCAAACATCGGGCGAGGCTCAGTATTGCAATGATCTACCACCGTATCCTGGAGAAGTATTCTGCGCTTACGTACTTACGAAAGTCGCTAATGGTAAAATAAACAGCATAGATCCGAGCAAGGCACTTGCCATGAAGGGGGTAGTGGCGTTCTTCACCGCTCAAGACATACCCGGCAAGAATTTGTGTATCTCGGCTGCCAGTCAGTTGATGATGTTGATAAATGACGAGTTGTTGTTCGCCGAAAAGGAAGTACTCTGTGCCGGTCAGCCGGTCGGCGTGATCGTCGCCGAGACGCATAATCTGGCCAATGAAGCCGCAAAATTAGTGGAAATCAAATACACTGAGACTCTGAAGAGGAAGCCGGTGATAACCGTTGAGGATGCAATCGCCACGAAAGACGAGACCAGATTCATGCATAGCATGAGCGTTCCAGCGAAAAAGAAAG gaaaaaatgttaaacataCGATAAAGGGCGTTTTTCAAGCCGGCCCTCAGTATCACTATCCCATGGAAACTCAGGCCTGCGTATGCATTCCTGCGGAGGACGGTATGGACGTCTATCCAACATCGCAATGGCCAGATCTCATTCAAGTATCAATTGCAAATGTCCTTggtgttaaaaataatag TATCAATGTCTCCGTGAGGCGAATCGGCGGTGGATACGGTTCAAAAATCTCGCGGAACGCGGCAGTCTCATGTTCCTGCGCGTTGGTATGTCACAAATTGAATCGCCCAGCGCGATTCATCACGACTATCGAGAGCAATATGCAATCGCAAGGCAAAAGAGTTGCTACGCGCCAAGAATACGAAGTCGGGATAGACGACGAGGGAGTTATTCAATATCTCGACTCGAAACATTGGGGCAACTGCGGCCTCAACTTCAACGATCCCCACGCTTTTGTCGTAGTGCATCACATCGGAAG TTGTTACATTAACGACAATTGGACCCTCAATGGATACGAAGTGCGAACCGATTTACCGTCAAACACATACTGTCGAGCGCCAGGATCCACGGAAGGAGTGGCCATGACTGAAAATATAATGGAACACATCGCGAAAGTGACGAAAAAGGATCCGCTAAAGGTCAGATTGGCTAACATGAACGACGTGGATAAGGCCGCGTTAGAATCCATGATAAAGGATTTGTCGAAATCGGCCGATTATGAGATGCGGAAGCGGGCCGTTGAGACGTTCAACAATGAGAATCGCTGGAAGAAAAAGGGTATTGCCCTGGTACCTATGAAATATCCATTCGGATATTTCGGTCAGTTCAATGCTATGGTGTCCGTCTGCGCTCGCGATGGTACAGTTTGCGTGACGCACGGTGGGATTGAATGCGGCCAAGGTATAAATACCAAG GTTGCGCAAGTGGCGGCTTACACTTTCGGTATCGACCTAAGTTTAGTCACCGTCAAACCAaccaataatataataacgccCAACAATACAGTTACCGGAGGCAGTATTACTAGCGAGGCCAGTGCATAT GCCACGATTCAGGCCTGCAAACAAATCCTGAAGAGACTCGAgccgataaaaaaagatatgaagAATCCAAGCTGGCAGGAACTTGTTTTTACTGCATATCTAAAGGATGTTGATTTATGCGCGCGTCATAT GTACGCGCCCACGCAGGATGACACGCTCAAGCCTTATCCCATTTACGGTGTTACCATTGCCGAAGTTGAAATCGATCTGTTAACCGGCCAGCATATTATCAGGAGGGTCGATTTGATGGAAGACGCCGGGATAAGCTTGAATCCGGAGGTCGACGTCGGTCAGGTGGAAGGAGCTTTCGTAATGGGAATAGGATACTGGACTTCTGAAGATCTAGTGTACGACCCTAAAACAGGAGTATTAACGAATGACAGAACCTGG AATTACAAACCGCCAGGAGTGAAGGATATTCCTGAGGATTTCCGCATAACTTTGCTTAAAAACTCGGTCAACACATTTGGTGTTCTTCGTTCAAAAG CAACTGGCGAACCACCGCTTTGCATGAGTTGCGTAATTCCGATCGCGATACGTAATGCATTGAACTCCGCTAGGGCGGAGGCGGGAGGTAAAGATGTGTGGTACCAATTAG aTCCCCCGTACACCAATGAACGTATACTTCTGAATGGTTTAACCAGCAAGGATAATATGGTCCTGTGA